The following are encoded together in the Robertmurraya sp. FSL R5-0851 genome:
- a CDS encoding extracellular solute-binding protein gives MKHLKIILFSLLLSVLVLGLVGCNQAKEEEKTEETTEQATSEEEAGVVNLYTTRHYDIDEELYKKFTEETGIEVNVISGKDELVQRLKDEGEATEADVFITADAGNLARLKADGLTQAIESEVLTTNIPEKLRDDENHWFGLTKRARVIVYSKDRVNPSELSTYEALTEDTWKERILIRSSENIYNQSLLSSFIELNGEEAAKNWAAGIVANMARTPEGGDTDQIKAVVAGEGDVAISNTYYVGRLLNSTDPEEVKVGEQVGVFFPNQETNGTHINISGATVVKHAKNVDNAVKFIEFLTSVESQELFAEGNNEYPVNTEAAISETLTSWGEFKEQDINLTILGDNNSRAIQLLNEVGWK, from the coding sequence ATGAAGCACTTAAAGATAATATTATTTTCACTACTTCTATCTGTCTTGGTTCTTGGATTGGTAGGGTGCAACCAAGCAAAAGAAGAAGAAAAAACAGAGGAAACAACAGAACAAGCAACAAGTGAAGAAGAAGCGGGTGTTGTAAACTTATATACTACAAGACACTATGATATAGATGAAGAGCTCTACAAAAAATTCACTGAGGAAACTGGAATTGAGGTAAACGTAATTTCAGGTAAAGATGAGCTTGTTCAGCGCTTAAAGGATGAAGGAGAAGCAACAGAAGCAGATGTATTTATTACTGCAGATGCTGGTAATCTAGCCCGTTTAAAGGCTGATGGGTTAACTCAAGCGATTGAAAGTGAAGTATTAACAACAAATATTCCAGAAAAGCTTCGTGATGATGAAAACCATTGGTTTGGTTTAACAAAACGTGCTCGTGTAATTGTTTATTCAAAGGATCGAGTTAATCCATCTGAGCTTTCAACATATGAAGCATTAACTGAAGATACTTGGAAAGAGCGTATACTAATTCGTTCTTCTGAAAACATTTATAATCAATCTCTATTATCTTCATTTATCGAATTAAATGGTGAAGAAGCGGCAAAAAATTGGGCGGCTGGAATAGTAGCTAATATGGCAAGAACACCAGAGGGTGGAGATACAGATCAAATTAAAGCTGTTGTTGCTGGTGAAGGTGATGTTGCAATTTCAAATACTTATTATGTTGGAAGACTATTAAACTCTACTGACCCAGAAGAAGTAAAAGTTGGAGAACAAGTCGGAGTTTTCTTCCCGAATCAAGAAACTAATGGAACACACATTAACATTAGTGGTGCAACAGTAGTTAAACATGCAAAGAATGTAGATAATGCAGTTAAGTTTATCGAATTCCTAACAAGTGTAGAATCACAAGAGCTATTTGCTGAAGGAAACAATGAATATCCAGTAAATACAGAAGCAGCAATTTCCGAAACTTTAACTTCTTGGGGGGAGTTTAAGGAGCAAGATATTAACTTAACAATCCTTGGAGATAACAATAGTCGTGCAATTCAACTGCTTAATGAAGTAGGGTGGAAATAA
- a CDS encoding ATP-binding cassette domain-containing protein, translating into MFVQIENLVYQYGSASQPAINNFSLHLNQGEIIAILGESGSGKSTILRLLAGLETPKSGVIVINGQKMVDGHTFIPPEKRGIGMVFQDYALFPHMTVENNIKFGLRHMKRKQKQERLNEMLELVNLLDYKKRYPYELSGGQQQRVALARALAPAPSLLLFDEPFSNLDGSLQMKIRSELKEILKQTKSTSIFVTHDQADAAALADRTVLVEKGVVKSISKVESPNGYSLI; encoded by the coding sequence ATGTTTGTACAAATTGAAAATCTCGTCTATCAATATGGAAGTGCAAGTCAGCCAGCTATCAATAACTTTTCTCTACATTTAAATCAAGGGGAAATCATCGCAATTCTTGGTGAGAGTGGTAGTGGAAAAAGTACAATATTAAGATTACTTGCAGGATTAGAAACACCTAAGTCTGGTGTGATAGTAATCAATGGTCAGAAAATGGTTGATGGGCATACTTTCATTCCACCAGAGAAAAGGGGAATAGGTATGGTTTTTCAAGACTATGCTCTTTTTCCACATATGACGGTTGAAAATAATATAAAATTTGGTCTTCGTCATATGAAGAGAAAGCAAAAGCAGGAAAGATTAAACGAAATGTTGGAGCTAGTGAACCTTTTGGATTATAAAAAACGATATCCATATGAACTAAGTGGGGGACAACAGCAAAGGGTGGCACTTGCGCGAGCTTTAGCTCCAGCACCTTCTCTATTACTTTTTGATGAACCTTTCAGTAATCTAGATGGAAGTCTTCAAATGAAAATTAGAAGTGAACTGAAGGAAATCCTCAAACAAACAAAAAGTACGTCAATTTTTGTCACCCACGATCAAGCAGATGCGGCTGCATTGGCAGATCGTACAGTTCTGGTTGAAAAGGGTGTTGTAAAAAGTATATCAAAGGTTGAATCGCCTAACGGTTATTCCTTAATATAA
- a CDS encoding urease subunit gamma yields the protein MKLTSREMEKLMVVVAADLARRRQKRGLKLNYPEAVAIITYEVLEGARDGKTVAQLMQYGATILSREDVMEGIPEMIHDIQVEATFPDGTKLVTVHDPIR from the coding sequence ATGAAGCTTACTTCGCGGGAAATGGAGAAATTGATGGTGGTTGTAGCGGCTGATTTAGCACGGCGTAGGCAAAAGAGAGGGTTGAAGCTTAATTATCCAGAAGCTGTCGCAATTATTACATATGAAGTCCTTGAAGGTGCGCGAGACGGGAAGACTGTGGCTCAGTTAATGCAGTATGGTGCCACGATTTTATCGAGGGAAGATGTAATGGAGGGTATTCCTGAAATGATTCATGATATTCAGGTGGAGGCAACTTTTCCAGATGGGACAAAGCTTGTGACGGTACATGACCCCATACGTTAA
- a CDS encoding urease subunit beta, with the protein MIPGEYVLKKEVIVCNENKQSKKIQVLNRGDRPIQIGSHFHFFEVNSGLHFDREQAFGMHINIPAGTAVRFEPGDQKEVELVPFSGEQKVYGLNNQTNGSVVRR; encoded by the coding sequence ATGATCCCTGGTGAGTATGTGTTGAAAAAAGAAGTGATTGTATGCAACGAAAACAAACAATCGAAGAAAATCCAAGTTCTCAATAGAGGAGACCGCCCGATTCAAATAGGATCGCATTTTCATTTCTTTGAAGTCAATTCAGGTTTACACTTTGACCGTGAACAAGCTTTTGGAATGCACATTAATATTCCTGCTGGTACTGCTGTACGTTTTGAGCCTGGTGATCAAAAGGAAGTAGAGCTTGTTCCGTTTTCGGGCGAACAAAAGGTCTACGGTTTAAATAACCAAACAAATGGTTCGGTAGTTAGGAGGTAG
- a CDS encoding ABC transporter permease subunit has product MKFVQQVKTQINMWAILSFVFISIILLPNILIAIHFFGESNENWFHIKEYLLFDIFYNTAILLVFTGFTTIIIGTSLAWMVTVYKFPLRNFFRWGLILPLAIPPFIGAYTYQGMVNYTGFIQSILRNTFELQVDQKYFSMMSMEGTIFIFTMFLFPYVYVITKSFIENQSSSIIENARLLGANSFETFVRVVLPISKSAIFGSATIVMLEVINDYGVVKYYGIQTFITSIFQTWFAMGDKDSAFKLAGTLMVVVIFILIIEKVIRGRKQFSYSTTKVRPIQPKQLKGVKAWFAFSYCFTIFSLAFLIPFVQLIFWMLMTYERILTTEFYTLVKNSLLAASIAAIIIVKVGLIIANYSRIHRGGLPKVLSRVTVLGYSVPGAVIAIGVISIFLMIDRNLGTLFKQLGFDTTFVLRTSIVMLITAYVIRFLAVGYNSIEAGFEKVGTTFTEASRTLGFSTFRTFLKVDIPMVKGAIIGGFILVFVDILKELPLTMLLQPFNFQTLATRAFRYANDEMISEAASASLLIILVSGICIFIFHKVLDRGEHN; this is encoded by the coding sequence ATGAAATTCGTTCAACAAGTAAAAACACAAATAAATATGTGGGCAATATTAAGTTTCGTTTTTATTTCTATTATTCTATTACCTAATATCCTCATTGCAATTCATTTTTTTGGAGAGTCAAATGAGAACTGGTTTCATATAAAAGAATATTTACTTTTTGATATTTTTTATAATACGGCCATTTTATTAGTTTTTACTGGATTTACAACAATCATTATTGGCACCAGTTTAGCCTGGATGGTTACGGTTTATAAGTTCCCGCTTCGAAACTTTTTTAGATGGGGTTTAATATTGCCTCTAGCGATACCACCTTTTATTGGTGCATATACTTATCAAGGGATGGTTAATTATACAGGATTTATTCAATCAATCCTTCGCAACACCTTTGAGCTTCAAGTAGATCAAAAATATTTCAGTATGATGTCAATGGAAGGTACGATTTTTATCTTTACAATGTTTCTCTTTCCATACGTTTATGTCATTACAAAAAGTTTTATTGAAAATCAATCTTCCTCCATTATTGAAAACGCTCGATTGCTAGGAGCAAATTCTTTTGAAACGTTTGTTAGAGTGGTACTACCTATTTCCAAGTCAGCCATCTTTGGTAGTGCAACAATTGTTATGTTAGAAGTAATTAATGATTATGGGGTTGTAAAATATTATGGCATTCAAACATTTATTACATCAATCTTTCAGACTTGGTTTGCAATGGGAGATAAAGACTCTGCCTTTAAATTAGCAGGAACATTGATGGTCGTTGTTATTTTCATATTAATAATTGAAAAGGTCATACGTGGTCGAAAGCAATTTAGTTATTCCACAACAAAAGTTAGACCTATTCAGCCAAAGCAGTTAAAAGGGGTAAAAGCCTGGTTTGCTTTTAGTTATTGTTTTACTATTTTTAGTCTTGCATTCCTTATCCCATTTGTACAATTAATCTTTTGGATGTTAATGACATATGAGAGAATCTTAACAACAGAATTTTATACACTAGTCAAAAATTCCCTTCTTGCTGCTTCAATAGCTGCAATAATCATTGTTAAAGTAGGGTTAATCATAGCTAATTACTCACGTATTCACAGGGGGGGGTTACCTAAAGTTCTTTCAAGAGTGACAGTTTTAGGCTATTCAGTCCCTGGTGCAGTTATAGCAATTGGCGTTATTTCTATTTTTCTAATGATAGACCGTAATCTTGGGACTCTATTTAAGCAGCTTGGTTTCGATACAACCTTTGTGTTGCGCACGAGTATCGTGATGCTTATTACTGCTTATGTAATTCGCTTCTTAGCAGTTGGTTATAATTCGATTGAAGCCGGTTTTGAAAAAGTTGGTACTACTTTTACAGAAGCATCAAGAACTCTTGGTTTCTCAACATTTCGTACTTTTTTAAAGGTAGACATTCCTATGGTGAAGGGGGCCATTATTGGTGGATTTATTCTTGTCTTTGTTGATATTTTAAAAGAATTACCATTAACGATGTTACTTCAGCCATTTAATTTTCAGACTCTAGCTACAAGAGCTTTTCGCTACGCCAATGACGAAATGATCAGTGAAGCTGCATCTGCATCATTATTAATCATTTTAGTTAGCGGGATTTGTATCTTTATTTTTCATAAAGTACTTGATCGAGGGGAGCATAATTAA